One window of the Roseovarius sp. THAF9 genome contains the following:
- a CDS encoding FxsA family protein gives MWLFVAFLLVPLIEIALFIQVGGLIGLWPTLGIVVLTAIIGTWLVRTQGAMAIGQLRSSFQKLDDPTEPLAHGAMILIAGALLLTPGFFTDAVGFSLLAPPIRKSLFQFLRKRIKVQRFEMGPNGPRDMRNGHGPRQRDDVIEGQYEEVNPPKKPTHDGSGWTRH, from the coding sequence ATGTGGCTATTTGTAGCCTTTCTGTTGGTGCCGCTCATCGAAATCGCGCTGTTTATTCAGGTTGGCGGTCTGATCGGTTTATGGCCGACACTGGGGATTGTGGTACTGACCGCGATCATCGGCACTTGGCTTGTGCGCACGCAGGGGGCAATGGCCATCGGGCAGCTTCGGTCATCGTTTCAGAAGCTGGATGATCCGACCGAGCCGCTGGCCCACGGCGCCATGATCCTGATTGCCGGTGCGCTTCTGCTTACACCGGGGTTCTTTACAGACGCGGTTGGGTTTTCGCTGCTTGCACCGCCGATCCGAAAGTCACTGTTCCAATTCCTTCGCAAGCGGATCAAGGTACAGCGTTTCGAAATGGGGCCCAACGGGCCGCGCGACATGCGCAACGGGCATGGGCCGCGCCAGCGGGATGACGTGATCGAAGGCCAGTACGAGGAAGTAAACCCGCCGAAGAAGCCCACGCATGATGGCTCCGGGTGGACACGGCATTGA